The following coding sequences lie in one bacterium genomic window:
- a CDS encoding single-stranded DNA-binding protein, which produces MNKGSLNRAVLIGRLGRDPQVRYTPTGTPITSFSVATTQVFK; this is translated from the coding sequence ATGAACAAAGGAAGTTTGAATCGCGCTGTATTGATCGGTCGTCTGGGCCGTGATCCGCAGGTACGCTATACGCCTACGGGAACGCCGATCACGTCGTTTAGCGTAGCGACGACGCAGGTATTTAAA